In a genomic window of Scyliorhinus torazame isolate Kashiwa2021f chromosome 5, sScyTor2.1, whole genome shotgun sequence:
- the LOC140422161 gene encoding uncharacterized protein: MRLQLIVQRGEITRTMERPWKCEDCGKGFKGPYGLERHQCSHTGEKPFTCSDCGKGFTQLSRLQSHQRVHTGERSFTCSQCEKRFTQIGNLRRHERVHTGERPFTCSDCGKGFTQLSRLQSHQSVHTGERPFTCSQCEKGFTDISNLRRHERVHTGERPFTCSQCEKGFTDSGSLWRHERIHTGERPFTCSQCEKGFTDIGSLRRHERVHTGERPFTCSDCGKGFTRLSRLQSHQSVHAGERPFTCSQCEKGFTDISNLRRHERVHTGERPFTCSQCEKGFTDSGSLRRHERIHTGERPFTCSQCEKGFTDIGSLRRHERVHTGERPFTCSQCEKGFTDIGILRRHERVHTGERPFTCSQCEKGFIDIGILRRHERVHTGERPFTCSQCEKGFTDIGNLRRHERVHTGERPFICTVCDMGFTQLSSLLKHHVTHTKSRPFKCSDCWRGFKSSQRLMSHQRVHSEERPFSCSHCTKSFRTSSNLMKHERGHTGER, from the coding sequence atgaggcttcaactgatcgtccaacgcggtgagatcacccggaccatggagagaccatggaaatgtgaggattgtgggaagggattcaaaggcccgtatgggctggaaaggcatcaatgcagtcacactggagagaagccgttcacctgctctgactgtgggaagggattcactcagttatccagactgcagagccaccagagagttcacactggagaaaggtctttcacctgctctcagtgtgaaaagagattcactcagattggcaacctgcggagacacgaacgagttcacactggggagaggccgttcacctgctctgactgtgggaagggattcactcagttatccagactgcagagccaccagagtgttcacactggagagaggcctttcacctgctctcagtgtgaaaagggattcactgacattagcaacctgcggagacatgaacgagttcacactggagagaggcctttcacctgctctcagtgtgaaaagggattcactgatagTGGCAGCCTGTGGAGACAcgaacgcattcacactggagagagacctttcacctgctctcagtgtgaaaagggattcactgacattggcagcctgcggagacacgaacgagttcacactggggagaggccgttcacctgctctgactgtgggaagggattcactcggttatccagactgcagagccaccagagTGTTCacgctggagagaggcctttcacctgctctcagtgtgaaaagggattcactgacattagcaacctgcggagacatgaacgagttcacactggagagaggcctttcacctgctctcagtgtgaaaagggattcactgatagtggcagcctgcggagacacgaacgcattcacactggagagagacctttcacctgctctcagtgtgaaaagggattcactgacattggcagcctgcggagacacgaacgggttcacactggagagaggcctttcacctgctctcagtgtgaaaagggattcactgacattggcatccttcggagacacgaacgagttcacactggagagagaccgttcacctgctctcagtgtgaaaagggattcattgacattggcatccttcggagacacgaacgagttcacactggcgagaggcctttcacctgctctcagtgtgaaaagggattcactgacattggcaacctgcggagacacgaacgagttcacaccggggagaggccattcatctgcactgtgtgtgatatgggtttcactcaattatccagcctgctgaaacaccatgtcactcacaccaagagcaggccctttaaatgctctgactgctggaggggtttcaaaagctcacagcgactgatgtcccaccagcgcgttcactctgaggagagaccgttcagctgctctcactgcacaaagagctttagaacctcatccaacctgatgaaacacgagcgaggccaCACCGGGGAGAGatag